From the genome of Hymenobacter sp. PAMC 26628, one region includes:
- a CDS encoding DUF6712 family protein, which translates to MALLKTTEEFRAGLPVNVTSSIDLLAGALAAAERRHIVPVLGRAQYNELRIAYDAGTLSPLQAELLAVVQAALANLAYAPYITIAQLDISDSGIRIQTDDNHKTAFQWQIDDLREYVTEAGYTALEDALGFLDDNKAAFPLWATSAAYTYNKELLLNSAPDFDKCYRINGSRRTFLALVPLIRQVEHFALEPVLSAAFCQALRDELATGAVGAPTAAVLKLLHPALANLTVAEAVLEMGVDLTPGGLVVQELDKTTTNNRVRKQASETVLALKRNQALETGRAYLRDLVELLNKTASTTVYAAYFSSDRYTAPAPPPDPNAQPAPPRVGGLYGAC; encoded by the coding sequence ATGGCCCTGCTCAAAACCACCGAAGAATTCCGGGCGGGCTTGCCGGTCAACGTCACCAGCAGCATCGACCTGCTGGCCGGGGCCCTGGCTGCGGCCGAGCGCCGCCACATCGTGCCGGTGCTGGGCCGGGCCCAGTACAACGAGCTGCGCATCGCCTACGATGCCGGCACGCTCAGCCCCTTGCAAGCGGAATTGCTGGCCGTGGTGCAGGCCGCCCTGGCCAACCTGGCCTACGCGCCCTACATCACCATTGCCCAGCTCGACATCAGCGATTCCGGCATTCGGATTCAGACGGACGACAACCACAAGACGGCATTTCAGTGGCAGATTGACGACCTGCGCGAGTACGTAACCGAGGCCGGCTACACCGCACTGGAGGACGCCCTGGGCTTCCTCGACGACAACAAAGCCGCCTTCCCGTTGTGGGCCACGTCGGCCGCCTACACCTACAACAAGGAGCTGCTGCTCAATAGCGCCCCGGACTTCGACAAGTGCTACCGCATCAACGGCTCGCGCCGCACCTTCCTGGCCCTGGTGCCGCTGATTCGGCAGGTGGAGCACTTCGCGCTGGAGCCCGTGTTGTCGGCCGCCTTCTGCCAGGCCCTGCGCGACGAGCTGGCCACCGGCGCGGTGGGGGCCCCCACGGCCGCCGTCCTAAAGCTGCTGCACCCGGCCCTGGCCAACCTTACCGTGGCCGAAGCAGTGCTCGAAATGGGCGTGGACCTCACGCCCGGCGGCCTGGTGGTGCAGGAGCTGGACAAGACCACCACCAACAACCGGGTGCGCAAGCAGGCCAGCGAAACCGTGCTGGCCCTCAAGCGCAACCAGGCCCTGGAAACCGGCCGCGCCTACCTCCGCGACCTGGTGGAATTGCTCAACAAAACGGCTTCCACTACGGTGTACGCGGCCTATTTCAGCTCCGACCGCTACACCGCCCCGGCCCCGCCGCCCGACCCCAACGCCCAACCCGCCCCGCCCCGTGTCGGGGGCCTTTACGGAGCCTGCTAA
- a CDS encoding efflux RND transporter permease subunit, whose translation MLKIFIERPVLSTVISVLIVLLGLLGLYALPIAQYPDISPPTVQVSASYGGASADVVQKSVIVPLEEQINGVEGMTYMTSSATNQGGATIQVYFKVGTNGDQAAVNVQNRVASATSVLPQEVTQAGVQVRKRQTSNLITAAIYSDNPAYDQTFLQNYAEINIIPQLKRVSGVGDASASGQRTYSMRIWLKPDVMANYGLTPADVTTALNQQSLEAAPGKFGENGDQSFQYVIRYSGKLKTPEEFGNIILRDQAQGQLLLLKDVARVELGAQDYSTRATVNGKPSVSVSVNQVAGSNASQVIKDAKAALALAAQDFPAGVHYTLFVDINKFLDASIDKVLHTLFECFALVFLVIFLFLQDFRSTIIHGVSVPVSILGTFFFLYVFGFSINLLTLFALVLAIGIVVDDAIVVVEAVHAKLESGYTSSRKAAIDAMGEISGAIVSITLVMAAVFIPVTFISGSTGVFYKQFGITLAVAILISAVNALTLCPALAALFLKPPAHNQEPAEGEKRTYMQRFGVAFNAGYDALVGKYSAGVGFLSARKWLALVIVAAFGGGLYLLMKTTPSSFVPSEDMGVIFVNITLPPAASLERSAAIADEVDSISRTVPGVANGLRTVGQNSLAGQGSSYAQEVLALKNWDDRPGITNEDVIAQLKKKTAYIRDAKLVFTSLPTISGFGLNGGFEFQLQDRGAHSTDEFYKVAQSFLAELAKRPEIQYATTSFNPTFPQYLLTVNAVKCAEAGITVSSVLAVMQGYYGSLYASNFNEFGKQYRVIVQADTSYRANLAGLGRVQVRTGSNVMAPITEFVTLTRVYGPESVSRFNLYSSMAVQGSPNVGFSTGQALTAIAATAAAHLPPGYSYEFSGLSREESNSGTQAIYVFALCLIFVYLLLSAQYESYLLPFAVLFSLPVGLTGVYVFAKLFGIDNNIYLQISVIMLIGLLSKNAILIVEFAVERRLKGLSIADAALEGAKARLRPILMTSFAFVFGLMPLLFASGAGANGNRSIGAGAIGGMLFGTLLGVFVIPVLYMIFEGLQERINGSPKDRLEQLQREEAEAPPGAPADPGTPAIAAKPEPVPA comes from the coding sequence ATGCTAAAGATATTCATTGAGCGACCCGTGCTGTCCACGGTTATTTCCGTGCTCATCGTGCTGCTCGGGTTGCTGGGCCTCTACGCGCTGCCTATTGCCCAGTACCCCGACATTTCGCCGCCCACGGTGCAGGTGTCGGCCTCCTATGGTGGGGCCAGCGCCGACGTGGTGCAGAAAAGCGTGATTGTGCCCCTGGAGGAGCAAATTAATGGCGTGGAGGGCATGACCTACATGACGTCGAGCGCCACCAACCAGGGCGGGGCCACCATCCAGGTGTACTTCAAGGTGGGCACCAACGGCGACCAGGCCGCCGTGAACGTGCAGAACCGCGTGGCCAGCGCCACCAGCGTGCTGCCCCAGGAGGTGACCCAGGCCGGCGTGCAAGTGCGCAAGCGCCAGACCAGCAACCTGATAACGGCCGCTATTTACAGCGACAACCCGGCCTACGACCAAACGTTTCTCCAGAACTACGCCGAAATCAACATCATCCCGCAGCTCAAGCGGGTGAGCGGCGTGGGCGACGCCTCCGCTTCGGGCCAGCGCACGTACTCGATGCGCATCTGGCTGAAGCCCGACGTGATGGCCAACTACGGCCTCACGCCGGCCGACGTCACCACGGCCCTCAACCAGCAGAGCCTGGAGGCGGCCCCCGGCAAGTTCGGCGAGAACGGCGACCAGTCGTTTCAGTACGTCATCCGCTACAGTGGCAAGCTGAAAACGCCCGAGGAGTTCGGCAACATCATCCTGCGCGACCAGGCCCAGGGCCAGCTGCTGTTGCTAAAGGACGTGGCCCGCGTCGAGCTGGGGGCCCAGGACTACAGCACCCGCGCCACCGTGAACGGCAAGCCCTCGGTGAGCGTGTCGGTGAACCAGGTGGCGGGCTCCAACGCCTCGCAGGTCATCAAGGATGCAAAGGCGGCGCTGGCCCTGGCGGCCCAGGATTTTCCGGCCGGCGTGCACTACACGCTCTTCGTCGACATCAACAAGTTCCTGGACGCCAGTATCGACAAGGTGCTGCACACTTTGTTTGAATGCTTCGCGCTGGTGTTTCTGGTGATTTTCCTGTTCCTCCAGGATTTCCGGTCCACCATCATCCACGGGGTGTCGGTGCCGGTGTCCATCCTCGGCACGTTCTTCTTCCTGTACGTCTTCGGATTTAGCATCAACCTGCTCACCCTCTTTGCGTTGGTGCTGGCCATTGGCATTGTAGTCGACGACGCCATTGTGGTGGTGGAGGCCGTGCACGCCAAGCTGGAAAGCGGCTATACCTCCTCGCGCAAGGCGGCCATTGATGCGATGGGCGAAATTTCGGGGGCCATCGTCAGCATCACCCTCGTGATGGCGGCGGTGTTCATCCCGGTCACGTTCATTAGCGGCTCCACGGGTGTGTTTTATAAGCAGTTCGGCATCACGCTGGCGGTGGCCATTTTGATTTCGGCCGTGAATGCCCTCACGCTGTGCCCGGCCCTGGCAGCCCTGTTTCTGAAGCCGCCGGCGCACAACCAGGAGCCCGCGGAAGGCGAGAAGCGCACCTACATGCAGCGCTTCGGCGTGGCTTTCAATGCCGGCTACGACGCGCTGGTGGGCAAGTACAGCGCCGGGGTAGGCTTCCTTTCGGCCCGCAAGTGGCTGGCACTGGTGATCGTGGCCGCGTTCGGCGGGGGCCTGTATCTCCTGATGAAAACCACGCCGTCGAGTTTCGTGCCAAGCGAGGACATGGGCGTTATTTTCGTCAACATCACCCTGCCACCGGCCGCCTCGCTCGAGCGCAGCGCCGCCATTGCCGACGAGGTGGACAGCATCTCCCGCACCGTGCCCGGGGTGGCCAACGGCCTGCGCACCGTGGGCCAAAACTCGCTGGCCGGCCAGGGCAGCTCCTACGCGCAGGAAGTGCTGGCCCTCAAGAACTGGGACGACCGCCCGGGCATCACCAACGAGGACGTGATTGCGCAGCTCAAGAAGAAAACTGCCTACATCCGCGACGCCAAGCTGGTGTTCACCTCGCTGCCCACCATCTCGGGCTTCGGGCTGAACGGCGGCTTTGAATTCCAGCTGCAAGACCGCGGGGCCCATAGCACCGACGAGTTCTACAAAGTGGCCCAGAGCTTCCTAGCGGAGTTGGCCAAGCGGCCCGAAATTCAGTACGCCACCACCTCCTTCAATCCCACTTTTCCGCAGTACCTGCTGACGGTGAACGCCGTGAAGTGTGCCGAGGCCGGCATCACCGTCAGCAGCGTGCTTGCCGTGATGCAGGGCTATTACGGCAGCCTGTACGCCTCTAACTTCAACGAGTTTGGCAAGCAGTACCGGGTGATTGTGCAGGCCGACACGAGCTACCGGGCCAACCTGGCCGGCCTGGGCCGGGTGCAGGTGCGCACGGGCTCCAACGTGATGGCCCCCATCACCGAATTCGTGACGCTGACGCGCGTGTACGGCCCCGAAAGCGTGTCCCGCTTCAACCTCTACAGCTCGATGGCCGTGCAGGGCTCGCCCAACGTGGGCTTCAGCACGGGCCAGGCCCTGACGGCCATTGCCGCCACGGCCGCCGCCCACCTGCCGCCGGGCTACAGCTACGAGTTTTCGGGCCTGAGCCGGGAGGAAAGCAACAGCGGCACCCAGGCCATCTACGTGTTTGCGCTGTGCCTAATCTTCGTGTACCTGCTGCTTAGTGCGCAGTATGAAAGCTACTTGCTGCCGTTCGCGGTGCTGTTCTCGCTGCCCGTGGGCCTCACCGGGGTGTACGTGTTTGCCAAGCTCTTCGGCATCGACAACAACATCTACCTCCAGATTTCGGTGATCATGCTCATCGGCCTGCTCTCCAAAAATGCCATCCTCATTGTGGAGTTTGCCGTCGAGCGCCGCCTCAAAGGGCTCAGCATTGCCGATGCCGCGCTGGAAGGCGCCAAGGCCCGCCTGCGGCCCATTCTGATGACCTCGTTCGCCTTCGTCTTCGGGCTGATGCCGCTGCTGTTTGCCAGCGGCGCGGGGGCCAACGGCAACCGCTCCATCGGGGCCGGGGCCATCGGCGGCATGCTGTTCGGCACGCTGCTGGGCGTATTCGTGATTCCGGTGCTCTACATGATTTTTGAGGGCTTGCAGGAGCGCATCAACGGGTCCCCCAAGGACCGGCTGGAGCAGCTGCAGCGCGAGGAAGCCGAAGCCCCGCCCGGGGCCCCGGCGGACCCCGGCACGCCGGCCATCGCCGCCAAGCCGGAGCCCGTACCGGCGTAG
- a CDS encoding CHAP domain-containing protein, whose product MGAPAHSPWCACFVSWCLHQAGVATARFGAARSWFDQRHTIWRNGTGRTPQFGDLTGYRWGSSQIHHVGFVDFWGTGPSAQTVEGNTGGGKALLREGDGVFKNWRLKRTIWAVADVVDDPHYTHSE is encoded by the coding sequence GTGGGGGCCCCCGCCCACTCGCCCTGGTGCGCCTGCTTCGTGAGCTGGTGCCTGCACCAGGCCGGCGTGGCCACCGCCCGCTTCGGCGCGGCCCGCTCCTGGTTTGACCAGCGCCACACCATCTGGCGGAACGGCACCGGCCGCACGCCCCAGTTCGGCGACCTCACCGGCTACCGCTGGGGCAGCAGCCAAATCCACCACGTCGGCTTTGTGGATTTCTGGGGCACTGGGCCCAGCGCCCAAACCGTGGAAGGCAACACCGGCGGCGGCAAGGCTCTGCTGCGCGAAGGCGATGGCGTCTTCAAAAACTGGCGGCTGAAGCGCACCATCTGGGCCGTGGCCGACGTGGTGGACGACCCCCACTACACCCATTCCGAATAA
- a CDS encoding efflux RND transporter periplasmic adaptor subunit, whose amino-acid sequence MVNNILPFVSWARRAVVLGLLLGLAVACGGKKDAADGAAAGGKGPGGKDGGPPKVLAYAVVAVQPRTTVLYNDFPATIQGQQNVEIRPKVDGFVEAIYVDEGAAVKKGQPLFRINAPQYQEAVNTAQAGIQTAVANVNSARMGVEKLRPLVNKDIISPYALQEAQFTLQGQEAALAQARATLANARTNVGYTRIVSPVNGVVGTIPNKIGSLISTTSTDPLTTVTGIANVYAYFSVNEKTLLTFTRDIPGVTLQDKLARLPDVQLLLADGTTYKYTGRVETAIGQINTQTGSSGFRASFKNPQGLLRSGGSGTVRSPRTIKDALLVPQSATYELQGKQFLYVVGPGNKVHNTQITVHPTPNGQFYVVRSGLKAGQTVVLEGVNGLKDNGKIIPRAARADSVFAASVGAKGGGENK is encoded by the coding sequence ATGGTTAATAATATCTTACCATTCGTTAGCTGGGCCCGTCGCGCCGTGGTGCTGGGGCTCCTGCTGGGCCTGGCCGTGGCTTGCGGCGGCAAAAAAGATGCTGCCGACGGCGCCGCTGCGGGCGGCAAGGGCCCCGGTGGCAAAGACGGCGGCCCGCCCAAGGTGCTAGCCTACGCCGTGGTGGCGGTGCAGCCACGCACCACGGTGCTCTACAACGACTTTCCGGCCACCATCCAGGGCCAGCAAAACGTGGAAATCCGGCCCAAGGTGGACGGCTTTGTAGAAGCCATTTACGTGGACGAAGGGGCGGCCGTGAAGAAAGGGCAGCCCCTGTTCCGCATCAACGCGCCGCAGTACCAAGAGGCGGTGAACACGGCCCAGGCGGGCATTCAAACCGCCGTGGCCAACGTGAATTCGGCCCGCATGGGCGTGGAAAAGCTGCGCCCGCTGGTGAATAAGGACATCATTAGCCCGTATGCGCTTCAGGAGGCGCAATTTACGCTGCAAGGCCAGGAGGCGGCCCTGGCCCAGGCCCGCGCCACGCTGGCCAACGCCCGCACCAACGTGGGCTATACCCGCATCGTGAGCCCGGTGAACGGCGTGGTAGGCACCATCCCCAACAAAATCGGCAGCCTTATTAGCACTACCTCCACCGACCCGCTCACCACCGTTACGGGCATTGCCAACGTGTACGCCTACTTCTCCGTCAACGAGAAAACGCTGCTCACTTTTACCCGCGACATCCCCGGCGTGACGCTGCAAGACAAGCTGGCCCGCCTGCCTGACGTGCAGCTGCTGCTGGCCGACGGTACCACTTACAAGTACACGGGCCGGGTGGAAACGGCTATTGGCCAAATCAATACCCAGACGGGCTCCAGTGGCTTCCGGGCTTCGTTCAAAAATCCCCAGGGCCTGTTGCGCAGCGGCGGCAGCGGCACCGTGCGCTCGCCGCGCACCATCAAAGATGCGCTGCTGGTGCCCCAAAGCGCTACGTATGAGCTGCAAGGCAAGCAGTTTCTGTACGTGGTGGGCCCCGGCAATAAGGTGCACAACACCCAAATAACGGTGCATCCCACGCCCAACGGGCAGTTTTACGTGGTACGCTCGGGCCTGAAAGCGGGCCAGACCGTGGTGCTCGAAGGCGTGAACGGCCTCAAAGACAACGGCAAAATCATCCCCCGGGCGGCGCGGGCCGACAGCGTATTCGCCGCTTCCGTGGGGGCCAAAGGCGGCGGTGAGAACAAGTAA
- a CDS encoding SprB repeat-containing protein: MAGERYAKLTVRLELSLDPDVRGRQTKEVRFRLGGNFYSYYQGDGRGPNQFIVVAPEDFTADGRAKFVRSCVDNLLALVRATVALQGLAYAVPPPRAGLPDPVNDVVPVEFDLIATSYAPVNDLVFEFPADAPAGTWTILQNLDAVQPIQVGVNAQPATVYGSATGSIYLTPYYLLLGGDFGTYSYQWADQPLGVAGSATRTGLVGPRTYTVTVTDTNGASTTVNVDLGSDPRLVVLVQKDGADVALVVSGGVPGYTYAWADGASTAARPGLANGTYSCTVTDQRGATVTVRVVVDLSGRFYFSRNPVTLELADPDFATKPNLAFLCEVWVEEVYLSGTFTSIAGVLTQPADAQGKTTFDVSTLLDAYVGPDFPAHGETGVRLAGQAFKRFYLQHSAQWDGVPPPAYVQRETYYLVYGGLDFFEYAAGSYFSRYRPQVRPFLSWEPVQKEVFADQPEYLYYHHDSDAAFGMQVRFTTATGTTSTVALGPAQAAARYSVWCAGVGLAQLRAVLGPAVPADAVAWEVTAVNAAQVAVSETRYYQLRDEPTPYRRYFLYANSVGGVNTLACYGKAKKEVDFANVLVQRSLQPNYRADDGETFTTSATGVPVLRANTGYLSPAQMDALHDFLLSEEIRYYDADRYRPGSLQPATTVPMEDDDEGLLSLELSFVLPTLRRYTPALPLS; the protein is encoded by the coding sequence ATGGCCGGCGAACGCTACGCTAAACTCACCGTCCGCCTCGAACTCTCGCTCGACCCCGACGTGCGCGGCCGCCAAACCAAGGAAGTGCGCTTCCGCCTGGGCGGCAATTTCTACAGCTACTACCAGGGCGACGGCCGGGGCCCCAACCAGTTCATCGTCGTGGCCCCCGAAGACTTCACGGCCGACGGCCGGGCCAAGTTCGTGCGCAGCTGCGTCGACAACCTGCTGGCCCTGGTGCGGGCCACCGTCGCCCTGCAGGGCCTGGCCTACGCGGTGCCCCCGCCGCGGGCCGGCCTGCCCGACCCCGTGAACGACGTGGTGCCGGTCGAGTTCGACCTCATCGCCACCAGCTACGCCCCCGTCAACGACCTGGTGTTCGAGTTCCCGGCCGACGCGCCGGCCGGCACCTGGACCATCCTCCAGAACCTGGACGCGGTGCAGCCCATCCAGGTGGGGGTGAACGCCCAGCCGGCCACGGTGTACGGCTCCGCCACGGGCAGCATCTACCTCACACCCTACTACCTGCTGTTGGGTGGCGATTTCGGTACTTATTCCTACCAGTGGGCCGACCAGCCCCTTGGGGTGGCCGGCTCGGCGACCCGCACTGGCCTAGTGGGGCCCCGTACCTACACCGTCACCGTCACCGACACCAACGGGGCCAGCACCACCGTGAACGTAGACCTGGGCTCTGACCCGCGCCTGGTGGTGCTGGTGCAGAAAGACGGGGCCGACGTGGCCCTGGTGGTGAGCGGCGGCGTGCCGGGCTATACCTACGCCTGGGCCGACGGGGCCAGCACCGCCGCCCGCCCCGGCCTGGCCAACGGCACGTACAGCTGCACCGTCACCGACCAGCGCGGGGCCACCGTCACGGTGCGGGTAGTGGTGGACCTGAGCGGGCGCTTCTACTTCAGCCGCAACCCCGTCACGCTGGAGCTGGCCGACCCCGACTTCGCCACCAAGCCCAACCTGGCCTTCCTGTGCGAAGTGTGGGTGGAGGAAGTGTACCTCAGCGGCACCTTCACCAGCATCGCCGGCGTGCTCACCCAGCCCGCCGACGCCCAGGGCAAAACCACGTTCGACGTGAGCACCCTGCTCGACGCCTACGTGGGCCCCGACTTCCCCGCCCACGGCGAAACCGGCGTGCGCCTGGCCGGCCAGGCCTTCAAGCGCTTCTACCTCCAGCACTCGGCCCAGTGGGACGGCGTGCCCCCGCCGGCCTACGTGCAGCGCGAAACCTATTACCTGGTGTACGGCGGGCTCGATTTCTTCGAATACGCCGCCGGCAGCTACTTCAGCCGCTACCGGCCCCAGGTGCGCCCCTTCCTGAGCTGGGAGCCGGTGCAGAAGGAAGTGTTCGCCGACCAGCCCGAATACCTCTACTACCACCACGACAGCGACGCCGCGTTCGGGATGCAGGTGCGCTTCACCACCGCCACCGGCACCACCAGCACCGTGGCCCTGGGGCCCGCCCAGGCGGCGGCCCGCTACTCGGTGTGGTGCGCGGGCGTGGGCCTGGCCCAGCTGCGCGCCGTGCTGGGCCCCGCCGTGCCCGCCGACGCGGTGGCCTGGGAAGTGACCGCCGTGAACGCCGCCCAGGTGGCCGTGAGCGAAACCCGCTACTACCAGCTGCGCGACGAGCCGACGCCCTACCGGCGCTACTTTCTCTACGCCAACAGCGTGGGCGGCGTGAACACGCTGGCCTGCTACGGCAAGGCCAAAAAGGAGGTCGATTTCGCCAACGTGCTGGTGCAGCGCTCCCTGCAACCCAACTACCGCGCCGACGACGGCGAAACCTTCACCACCAGCGCCACCGGCGTGCCCGTGCTGCGGGCCAACACCGGCTACCTGAGCCCGGCCCAGATGGACGCGCTGCACGACTTCCTGCTAAGCGAGGAAATTCGCTACTACGACGCCGACCGCTACCGTCCCGGCTCGCTCCAGCCCGCCACCACCGTGCCGATGGAAGACGACGACGAGGGCCTGCTGAGCCTGGAGCTGTCGTTCGTGCTGCCCACGCTGCGCCGCTACACGCCCGCTTTGCCCCTGTCGTAA
- a CDS encoding iron-sulfur cluster co-chaperone HscB C-terminal domain-containing protein, protein MPAPAPAPADYFAFYGLPESFRPDEAALKRLYYAKSRETHPDFHATSAPDNQAEMLRQATLNTDAYRTLADADQRMAYLLRHHGLLVEGQSEQLPPDFLMDVMDLNEQLMELEMDPNPAAVGPVAAEAQALADTLDAGIEPVLAGYEQLPADHRPAALRQVLTYYLKKRYLLRIQRQVATFAARS, encoded by the coding sequence ATGCCCGCCCCTGCCCCTGCCCCTGCCGATTACTTCGCTTTTTATGGCCTGCCCGAGTCGTTTCGGCCCGACGAGGCCGCCCTTAAACGCCTCTATTACGCCAAAAGCCGCGAAACCCACCCCGATTTCCACGCCACGTCGGCCCCCGACAACCAGGCCGAGATGCTGCGCCAAGCCACGCTCAACACCGATGCCTACCGCACCCTGGCCGACGCCGACCAGCGCATGGCCTACCTGCTGCGCCACCACGGCCTGCTGGTAGAAGGCCAGTCAGAGCAGCTTCCGCCCGATTTTTTGATGGACGTAATGGACCTCAACGAGCAGCTGATGGAGTTGGAAATGGACCCCAACCCCGCCGCCGTGGGCCCCGTGGCCGCCGAAGCCCAGGCCCTGGCCGACACCCTCGACGCCGGCATCGAACCCGTTCTCGCTGGCTACGAGCAGCTTCCCGCCGACCACCGCCCCGCTGCCCTACGCCAGGTGCTCACTTATTACTTAAAGAAGCGCTACCTGTTGCGCATCCAGCGGCAAGTGGCTACCTTTGCGGCCCGCTCCTGA
- a CDS encoding recombinase family protein, with protein sequence MRVALYARVSTSDKDQNPENQLVLLRREAERAGDTIVKEYVDEKSGGSSNRKAFQELMKDAGKRRFDLVRVFALDRFSSEGIEKVFEHTAALEQAGVQFWSYCEPALNTTGPMASLFKSIIAWAAGYRNQRHSENVRLGQARKRAEVEATGEQYQHGRRRIDVDVATKVRELAAQGLSRRKIAESAGVSVGTVQNYLAILTTPLERP encoded by the coding sequence ATGAGAGTCGCCCTGTACGCTCGAGTCTCGACCAGCGATAAAGACCAGAACCCGGAGAACCAGCTGGTGCTGTTGCGCCGCGAAGCCGAGCGCGCCGGCGATACCATTGTAAAGGAGTACGTCGATGAGAAATCCGGCGGCAGCTCGAACCGCAAGGCCTTCCAGGAACTAATGAAGGACGCTGGCAAGAGGCGCTTCGACCTGGTGCGCGTGTTTGCTCTGGACCGCTTCAGCAGCGAGGGCATCGAGAAGGTGTTCGAACACACGGCCGCGCTGGAGCAGGCGGGGGTGCAGTTCTGGAGCTACTGCGAGCCGGCGCTGAACACCACCGGCCCCATGGCCAGCCTCTTCAAATCCATTATTGCCTGGGCCGCCGGCTACCGCAACCAGCGCCACTCCGAGAACGTGCGCCTGGGCCAGGCCCGCAAGCGCGCCGAGGTGGAGGCCACCGGCGAGCAGTACCAGCACGGCCGGCGGCGCATCGATGTGGACGTGGCCACGAAGGTGCGCGAGCTGGCGGCTCAGGGGCTGAGCCGCCGCAAGATTGCCGAGTCGGCGGGCGTGTCGGTAGGCACGGTGCAGAACTACTTGGCGATCCTGACTACCCCATTAGAAAGACCATAG
- a CDS encoding tyrosine-type recombinase/integrase: MRRPVRRDGTCQVRLQVLLHRKPLPLGVGVTWPPAFFDKSAGRCLATLPKEHRGPDYRAQLSAAQDWAGGPAALVKRAEDYNLVLGQTQGKANGIFVEYRLSGNPLTAERFVAEFKTEGSKSDFVAFYHQQVIERHRKGKIADNTRKNHLSTWRALQTFRPEIPFYSLNSNFADDFKAYLEKNVRGVNTRWARHKDVKTYLALARRAKIKFEDPYDGFRNQEVPGSWRPVPPDELRKLEAYYVLCAPGTAHRRVLCKFLFSCKSSLRLGDLKQLAKAQLDGNRLTFEMQKGWSKRLQATMLPLTRQALGYLHDAVQEEGSGGFRDYSDQYSNRMLTAIGQMLGLLARLHHHAGRETFATEFIRSGGKVEVLQKLMNHSKISTTMKYVHVDDTMKCNAIAALDAAA; the protein is encoded by the coding sequence TTGCGTCGCCCGGTCCGCCGCGACGGCACGTGCCAGGTCCGGTTGCAGGTGCTGCTGCACCGCAAGCCCCTGCCCCTGGGCGTGGGCGTCACGTGGCCCCCCGCTTTTTTCGACAAGTCCGCCGGTCGGTGCCTGGCCACCCTCCCGAAAGAGCACCGGGGTCCCGACTACCGGGCGCAACTCAGCGCTGCCCAGGACTGGGCCGGTGGGCCCGCCGCGCTAGTAAAGCGAGCCGAAGACTACAATTTGGTGTTGGGGCAAACCCAGGGCAAGGCCAATGGCATTTTCGTCGAGTACCGACTGAGCGGCAACCCGCTCACGGCCGAACGTTTTGTGGCCGAATTCAAGACCGAGGGCAGCAAGAGCGATTTTGTGGCTTTCTACCACCAACAGGTCATCGAGCGCCACCGCAAGGGAAAGATTGCCGACAACACCCGCAAAAACCACCTCAGCACCTGGCGGGCGCTCCAGACATTCCGGCCGGAGATTCCCTTCTATTCGCTCAATTCCAATTTTGCCGACGACTTCAAGGCCTACCTGGAGAAAAACGTGCGGGGCGTGAACACCCGCTGGGCCCGGCACAAGGATGTGAAAACGTACCTAGCCCTGGCCCGGCGGGCAAAAATCAAATTCGAGGACCCCTACGATGGCTTCCGGAACCAGGAAGTGCCCGGTAGCTGGCGGCCCGTGCCGCCCGACGAGCTGCGCAAGCTGGAGGCCTACTACGTGCTGTGTGCCCCCGGCACGGCGCACCGGCGCGTGCTCTGCAAATTCCTCTTCAGCTGCAAAAGTTCGCTCCGGCTCGGCGACCTCAAGCAGTTGGCCAAGGCCCAGCTCGACGGCAACCGCCTCACGTTTGAAATGCAAAAGGGCTGGAGCAAGCGCCTGCAGGCCACCATGCTCCCGCTCACGCGCCAGGCCCTGGGCTACCTGCACGACGCGGTGCAGGAGGAAGGCAGCGGCGGATTCCGCGACTATTCCGACCAGTACTCCAACCGCATGCTCACGGCCATCGGCCAGATGCTGGGGCTACTGGCCCGCCTGCACCACCACGCCGGCCGCGAGACGTTTGCCACCGAGTTCATTCGCTCCGGAGGCAAGGTAGAAGTGCTGCAAAAGCTGATGAACCACAGCAAAATCAGCACGACCATGAAATACGTGCACGTCGACGACACCATGAAGTGCAACGCCATTGCTGCGCTGGATGCCGCGGCCTGA